One genomic region from Bacillus rossius redtenbacheri isolate Brsri chromosome 6, Brsri_v3, whole genome shotgun sequence encodes:
- the LOC134533339 gene encoding uncharacterized protein LOC134533339 isoform X2 produces MEHLTKINLGASVSVSYLSPETHNEFINLLGQQVRSTIIRRIQEAKYYCVIFDSTPDISHNDQMSQVLRYVHIEGEKVAVVEPFIDFFEPKGKNAEDLSNDIIAKITSDGLDIQNLRGQAYDNAATMSGIHNGVQARIKALNLKAIFVACTNHSLNLAGVHTASESVDSVTFFGTLEKLFAFFSASTVRWNALVAVTGQAVKRVTETRWSARHVAVKMLKNKFEVVLEVLEQLTDSSQTSETRSGASLLLTAIQSFNFLTFLGFWAAVLPEVDDAQIYLQQRGLSVDKCAQKLCALKTLLVESRDRFVQEAIDFAKTLCEKLGIELETRRIRRKKPYMAMNLLKMQLCLTNRKSVERLSHHSTRSFKK; encoded by the coding sequence atggaacacctgacaaagataaatcTGGGAGCAAgtgtctcagtttcgtatctatctccagaaacccataatgaatttataaacttactgggacagcaagttcgatccaccatcatccgtcgtattcaagaagctaaatattattgcgtaatcttcgacagtacaccagacatctcccacaatgaccaaatgagccaagttctgcgatacgtacatatcgaaggagaaaaagtcgccgtggtagaacctttcattgacttcttcgaaccaaaaggaaaaaatgcagaagatctcagcaacgatataatcgcgaagataacatcagacggactggacatacagaatctgagaggacaggcttatgacaatgctgccacaatgtcagggatccacaatggagttcaagcccggattaaagcactgaatctgaaagctatattcgttgcatgcacaaaccactcactaaacttggctggggtacacactgcttctgaatcagtggattccgtgacgttttttggaactctggagaagctgtttgccttcttttccgcatcaactgttcgatggaacgctttggttgccgtcacaggtcaagcagtaaaacgagtcactgaaacgcgctggagcgctagacatgtagctgtcaagatgcttaaaaataagtttgaggtagttcttgaggtactggaacaattaacagattcatctcaaacttccgaaacaagatcgggagccagtcttctcctgacagccatacagtcatttaacttcctaacttttcttggcttttgggctgcagtgctacctgaagtagatgacgcacagatttacctgcagcaacgaggactaagtgtggataagtgtgctcagaaactctgcgctttgaaaaccctcttagtggaaagtagagaccgtttcgtgcaagaagcaattgactttgctaagactctctgcgaaaaactcggaatcgaactcgaaacgagaagaattcgcaggaaaaaaccgtacatggcgatgaatcttctgaagatgcagctttgtctcacgaacaggaaatccgtcgagagattatcgcatcattcgacaagatcattcaagaaatga